A genomic stretch from Leptotrichia sp. HSP-536 includes:
- a CDS encoding AAA family ATPase, giving the protein MKLSIRNVGKLKEADVEINGITVIAGENNTGKSTVSKTLFSLFNGFYNFDNKMLELKSKDITNIFLRFLQNLNRENVNILIDISDKIVKDTSYKFDRNKLIKLIQENRNFISIEYLEEVSEKIFNILNIKDEEYLENTISYILNNEFDNQINTIWSDDLGEIALKIKENELKLKIKNNKVIKIENKINLRSEVIYIDDPFIIDNLNEYKWRDINYLENHKESLETKLVREKNEKTFSEKIIAKNNLQQITEKLKEVINGEIKFYQGKWIYKFENNNELNLKNLSAGLKSFAILKRLVENGNLEEKGIIILDEPEIHLHPEWQLKFAELIVLLQKEFGIHILLTTHSPYFVSAIEVFSEKYKINDKCKYYVAENEGNSSIIKDITGNTNIIFKKMARPFQDLENIRYTYDDE; this is encoded by the coding sequence ATGAAATTGTCGATAAGAAATGTTGGGAAACTGAAGGAAGCTGATGTTGAGATAAATGGGATAACTGTTATTGCGGGAGAGAATAATACAGGAAAAAGTACAGTTAGTAAAACTTTGTTTAGTTTGTTTAATGGTTTTTATAATTTTGATAATAAAATGTTGGAACTTAAGTCTAAAGATATAACAAATATTTTTTTGAGATTTTTGCAAAATTTAAATAGAGAAAATGTAAATATATTAATTGATATATCTGATAAAATAGTAAAAGATACAAGTTACAAATTTGATCGAAATAAGTTAATTAAATTAATTCAAGAAAATAGAAATTTTATTTCTATAGAGTATTTAGAAGAAGTTTCAGAAAAAATATTTAACATTTTAAATATAAAAGATGAAGAATATTTAGAAAATACAATATCTTATATTTTAAATAATGAATTTGATAATCAAATCAATACTATTTGGAGTGATGATTTGGGTGAAATTGCTTTAAAAATAAAAGAAAATGAATTAAAATTAAAAATAAAAAATAATAAAGTTATTAAAATAGAAAATAAAATAAATTTACGTTCTGAAGTTATTTATATTGATGATCCATTTATAATTGATAATTTAAATGAATATAAATGGCGTGATATAAATTATTTAGAGAACCATAAAGAAAGTTTAGAGACTAAATTAGTTAGAGAAAAAAATGAAAAAACTTTTTCGGAGAAAATCATTGCAAAAAATAATTTACAACAAATAACTGAAAAACTAAAAGAAGTTATTAATGGGGAAATAAAATTTTATCAAGGAAAATGGATTTATAAGTTTGAGAACAACAATGAATTAAACTTAAAAAATTTGTCAGCTGGATTAAAAAGTTTTGCAATTTTAAAAAGATTGGTTGAAAATGGGAATTTAGAAGAAAAAGGTATAATAATTCTAGATGAACCTGAAATTCATTTACATCCAGAATGGCAACTAAAATTTGCTGAATTGATAGTTTTGTTACAAAAAGAGTTTGGAATACATATTTTGCTTACAACACACAGTCCATATTTTGTGAGTGCGATTGAAGTATTTTCTGAAAAATATAAAATTAATGATAAATGTAAATATTATGTGGCGGAGAATGAAGGAAATAGCAGTATTATAAAAGATATTACTGGAAATACAAATATAATTTTTAAAAAAATGGCGAGACCATTTCAAGATTTAGAAAATATTAGGTATACATATGATGATGAATGA
- a CDS encoding S1 RNA-binding domain-containing protein produces the protein MNEREFEVLLEDYLPEKKKSGDVVEGVITRKELDYGFLDLNAKKEGRIYAHEVKDFEIGDKIEVKVLREDDDNIIVSKFILDKAKELASFNVDDVVTGEISKKIKGGYTVRIGKNEAFLPFSLARFEKDKDYTGQKFKFLIKEKNKSNITVSRSDLIKLEEEKYFESVNIGDVVTGKVKEVFDFGIILDLEATSGFIHISEVSWEQVDNLTEKYKIGDEISAKIIEKDAEKNRLKLSIKQLSEDPWINFAQSHNVGDVVEAAVKDVLDFGIVVTVDGNSGFVHISELAWHNGAKELKNYKEGDKFLAKIIQIENEKKNVKLSVKQLSENPWNTVKEKYHIGDIIEKPITEVFDFGLLISLEKDIDGLLHVSDLSYKRESNLTSKYKAGDLIKFKIVDFNDEKNRITLSAKALLDDRWEVLEETYDFDNAFTGKVMNVQDYGIFVELEKGIEVFIHRNEFSWDRKEHKKYKVGDEVKFKVIIVDKLDKKLSGSIKQLEKSPWKEVTEQYKKGNVVNTEIVEIQENFVLVKLTDRFNGIIPKRELAEESFKDISEKFSIGDKVEAVITDINEKRKSIALSIKKVKEQEEKKELDELMKVYGV, from the coding sequence ATGAACGAAAGAGAATTTGAAGTATTATTGGAAGATTATTTACCAGAGAAAAAAAAATCTGGAGATGTAGTTGAAGGAGTGATTACACGAAAAGAATTGGATTATGGATTTCTGGATTTAAATGCTAAAAAAGAAGGAAGAATTTATGCTCATGAAGTAAAAGATTTTGAAATTGGAGATAAAATTGAAGTAAAAGTTTTAAGAGAAGATGATGATAATATTATCGTTTCAAAATTTATATTGGACAAGGCAAAAGAATTGGCATCGTTTAATGTGGATGATGTTGTAACTGGAGAAATTTCTAAAAAAATTAAAGGTGGATATACAGTAAGAATTGGGAAAAATGAAGCATTTTTGCCATTTTCACTTGCAAGATTCGAAAAAGATAAAGATTATACAGGACAAAAATTCAAATTTTTAATAAAAGAAAAAAATAAAAGCAATATCACTGTGTCAAGAAGTGATTTAATAAAGCTCGAAGAAGAAAAATATTTTGAAAGCGTAAATATTGGAGATGTTGTTACAGGGAAAGTTAAGGAAGTGTTTGACTTTGGAATTATTTTGGATTTGGAAGCGACAAGTGGATTTATTCATATTTCAGAAGTTTCTTGGGAGCAAGTTGACAATTTGACTGAAAAATATAAAATAGGTGATGAAATCAGTGCTAAGATCATTGAAAAAGATGCTGAAAAAAATAGATTAAAATTAAGCATAAAACAGCTGTCAGAAGATCCTTGGATAAACTTTGCACAAAGTCATAATGTAGGCGATGTAGTTGAAGCGGCTGTAAAAGATGTTCTTGACTTTGGAATTGTTGTAACAGTTGATGGAAATTCAGGATTTGTACATATTTCAGAACTTGCTTGGCACAATGGGGCAAAAGAGCTGAAAAATTACAAGGAAGGTGATAAATTTTTAGCAAAAATTATTCAAATTGAAAATGAAAAGAAAAATGTTAAATTAAGCGTAAAACAATTGTCAGAAAATCCTTGGAATACAGTGAAGGAAAAATATCACATTGGAGACATTATTGAAAAACCGATAACAGAAGTATTTGATTTTGGATTATTGATTTCGTTGGAAAAAGACATTGACGGACTCTTACACGTTTCTGACTTGTCATACAAAAGAGAATCAAACTTGACATCAAAATATAAAGCTGGAGACTTGATTAAATTCAAAATAGTTGACTTTAATGATGAAAAGAACAGAATTACTTTAAGTGCTAAGGCACTGCTTGATGACAGATGGGAAGTTCTTGAGGAAACTTATGACTTTGACAATGCGTTTACTGGAAAAGTTATGAATGTTCAGGATTATGGAATTTTTGTGGAATTGGAAAAAGGGATAGAAGTATTTATCCATAGAAATGAATTTTCTTGGGACAGAAAAGAGCATAAGAAATACAAAGTTGGTGATGAAGTAAAATTTAAAGTAATTATAGTTGATAAATTGGATAAAAAATTGTCAGGAAGTATTAAACAGTTGGAAAAATCACCTTGGAAAGAAGTAACTGAGCAATATAAAAAAGGAAATGTTGTAAATACTGAAATTGTCGAAATTCAGGAAAATTTCGTATTAGTTAAATTGACAGATAGATTTAATGGAATTATTCCAAAACGTGAGTTAGCAGAAGAATCCTTTAAAGATATCTCTGAAAAATTCTCTATTGGAGACAAAGTTGAAGCTGTAATTACTGATATTAATGAAAAGAGAAAATCTATTGCGTTGTCAATAAAAAAAGTAAAAGAACAGGAAGAAAAAAAAGAACTGGATGAACTTATGAAAGTCTATGGAGTATAA
- the glyS gene encoding glycine--tRNA ligase subunit beta, giving the protein MNFLFEIGLEELPAQYVDKAEKDLKKIIENELKSERIKFSEIESFSTPRRVTAIIKDLAEKQDDLDKKSVGPSVEIAYKDGQLTKAGEGFMKSQGATIDDIKIIENEKGKYISIEKFVAGKNTKEILPEILKNAIKKIEFEKSMKWADRTFRFVRPIKWFVTLFDNGEILPFEFEGLKGGNKTRGMRYFASQDIEINNPLDYEKILLENFVIVNGEKRREEILKSIRENGENDGDTAIINKYLLDEVVNVVEYPYAIKGEFSKDYLQLPEDIITITLETHQRYFPVKDKDGKLSNKFIVIRNAPEYSETVKKGNEKVVEPRLADAKFFFDEDLKNKFADNIEKLKEVTFQKDMGTIFEKVKRSEKIAEYLISELNLNDKKENIIRTVDLAKADLVSNVIGEKEFTKLQGFMGSVYAEKQGEDKDVALGIFEHYLPRYQGDKLPITVEGAIAGIADKMDTIIGCFSVGLKPTSSKDPYALRRATQGIIQVVLNSKLSFNYKELIEKAYEIFSADKKVLEKDVVKDVTDFFKQRIINVLSEKYKKDFINYEINLESNVVELDKKLSELLKLSQTENFEILINLLKRVKNIVKGEKNITTDVILELFESKEEKALLDFSNKLESIENKDFSSYIEELLNNADTINQFFDNVIINVEDEKLRSNRIALLKKLENSIDKTIHI; this is encoded by the coding sequence ATGAATTTTCTTTTTGAAATAGGATTGGAAGAATTGCCTGCACAATATGTGGATAAGGCGGAAAAGGATCTGAAAAAAATAATAGAAAATGAATTAAAATCTGAAAGAATTAAGTTTTCAGAAATTGAATCGTTTAGTACGCCTAGAAGGGTTACAGCGATTATAAAGGATTTGGCTGAAAAACAGGATGATTTGGATAAAAAGAGCGTAGGGCCTTCGGTTGAGATTGCTTATAAGGATGGGCAGCTTACGAAAGCTGGAGAAGGTTTTATGAAGTCGCAAGGAGCTACGATTGATGATATAAAGATTATTGAAAATGAAAAAGGAAAATATATTTCGATTGAAAAATTTGTTGCAGGAAAGAATACTAAGGAGATTTTGCCTGAAATATTGAAAAATGCGATAAAGAAAATAGAGTTTGAAAAGTCAATGAAGTGGGCGGACAGAACATTTAGGTTTGTAAGGCCAATTAAATGGTTTGTAACTTTGTTTGACAATGGAGAAATTTTGCCTTTTGAGTTTGAAGGTCTAAAAGGCGGGAATAAGACTCGTGGAATGAGATATTTTGCTTCTCAGGACATTGAGATTAATAATCCGCTTGACTATGAAAAAATATTGCTTGAAAATTTTGTTATTGTAAATGGTGAAAAAAGAAGAGAAGAAATTTTGAAAAGCATAAGGGAAAATGGTGAAAATGATGGAGATACTGCGATAATCAATAAATATTTATTGGATGAAGTAGTTAATGTAGTAGAATATCCTTACGCAATAAAAGGTGAATTTAGCAAGGATTATTTGCAGCTTCCTGAAGATATTATCACAATTACATTGGAAACTCACCAAAGATACTTTCCAGTAAAAGATAAGGACGGTAAATTATCTAATAAATTTATTGTTATAAGAAATGCGCCTGAATATTCAGAAACTGTGAAAAAAGGGAATGAAAAGGTTGTAGAGCCAAGGCTTGCTGATGCGAAATTCTTCTTTGATGAAGATTTGAAAAATAAATTTGCAGACAATATCGAAAAATTAAAAGAAGTTACTTTCCAAAAGGATATGGGAACAATTTTCGAAAAAGTTAAAAGAAGTGAGAAAATTGCTGAATATTTGATTTCAGAATTGAACTTGAATGATAAGAAGGAAAATATTATAAGAACTGTGGATTTAGCAAAAGCCGATCTTGTTTCAAATGTAATTGGAGAAAAGGAATTTACAAAATTACAAGGGTTTATGGGTTCGGTCTACGCTGAAAAGCAAGGCGAAGATAAAGATGTGGCACTTGGAATTTTTGAGCATTATTTGCCACGTTATCAAGGAGATAAATTGCCTATAACGGTGGAAGGTGCCATTGCTGGAATAGCTGACAAAATGGATACAATAATCGGATGTTTTTCAGTTGGATTAAAACCGACAAGTTCTAAGGATCCTTACGCATTAAGACGGGCGACACAAGGGATTATCCAAGTTGTATTAAATTCAAAATTATCCTTTAACTACAAAGAATTAATTGAAAAGGCTTATGAAATTTTTTCGGCTGATAAAAAAGTGCTAGAAAAAGATGTTGTGAAGGATGTAACGGACTTTTTTAAACAAAGAATAATTAACGTGCTTTCTGAAAAATATAAAAAAGATTTTATAAACTATGAAATAAATCTTGAAAGCAATGTTGTGGAACTGGATAAAAAATTATCTGAACTTCTGAAATTATCACAAACTGAAAACTTTGAAATTTTGATAAATCTTTTAAAACGTGTAAAAAATATTGTAAAAGGTGAAAAAAATATAACTACAGATGTTATCCTTGAATTATTTGAATCAAAAGAAGAAAAAGCGCTGCTTGATTTTTCCAATAAATTGGAAAGTATTGAAAATAAGGATTTTTCTAGCTATATTGAAGAATTGTTGAATAATGCCGATACAATAAATCAATTTTTTGATAATGTGATTATTAATGTAGAGGATGAAAAATTAAGAAGTAACAGAATAGCGTTATTAAAAAAATTGGAAAATTCAATTGATAAAACTATACATATATAA
- a CDS encoding HPr family phosphocarrier protein, with protein MKEIIVEVKNEQGLHARPAALIVNIAKKYNVKLEIEKIGENEVIDGKNVMGIMTLGAAEREKLKLRTVSENGGSTEEEGKLLEELRQLIEIDKFFEK; from the coding sequence ATGAAGGAAATAATTGTGGAAGTAAAGAACGAACAGGGACTTCATGCAAGACCAGCGGCTCTCATTGTTAATATTGCCAAAAAATATAATGTGAAACTGGAAATAGAAAAAATTGGGGAAAATGAAGTTATTGATGGAAAAAATGTAATGGGTATAATGACATTAGGTGCTGCCGAAAGAGAAAAACTGAAACTTAGGACAGTTTCAGAGAATGGAGGGAGTACCGAAGAAGAAGGGAAATTACTGGAAGAATTAAGGCAGTTAATTGAAATTGATAAGTTTTTTGAAAAATAA
- a CDS encoding OmpA family protein: MKKLVILGTALLALNAVASEFQFKGGYDFYRKLKSGVENSSLEDKKLKNGPTIGAEYIVDNQGEFEWGLGAEYKLSANSGKLKLRDDNSKLMRNAPVYALGKFNLITTNNGNDALYVLGRAGYNFAHEAKNRNLDTSGGLYVAAGVGTEFGPVSVEAIYERSGLKNKITDLRSQTKTRDYVDSAGLRIGYRFGQLKNDRTPKVITQIKEVPVPTPVPTPVPVPTPEPKPEPKQIDKVKTAILPFSCSADEKKCVIRGFKVDGREPSEREAGDLRTIADVINQFAEGGSIDFVGHTDSTGSDAYNQKLSVARAQNVARLLREYGLKNTISYGTITGQGESNPSDTNDTADGRYNNRRVELFFQNVDFSNVRFINQ, translated from the coding sequence ATGAAAAAATTAGTTATTTTAGGAACAGCTTTATTAGCTTTAAATGCTGTAGCATCTGAATTTCAATTTAAAGGTGGATATGATTTTTACAGAAAATTGAAGAGCGGAGTTGAAAATAGTTCTTTAGAAGATAAAAAACTTAAAAATGGTCCAACAATTGGTGCAGAGTATATTGTTGATAATCAAGGTGAATTTGAATGGGGATTAGGAGCAGAATATAAATTATCTGCAAACTCTGGAAAATTAAAATTAAGAGATGACAATAGTAAATTAATGAGAAATGCTCCAGTTTATGCATTAGGTAAATTTAACTTAATCACAACTAACAATGGAAATGATGCATTATATGTGTTAGGAAGAGCAGGGTATAACTTTGCTCACGAAGCTAAAAATAGAAATTTAGATACTTCAGGTGGATTATATGTAGCAGCTGGAGTAGGAACTGAGTTTGGACCAGTTTCAGTAGAAGCTATCTACGAAAGATCAGGTCTTAAGAATAAAATAACAGATTTGCGATCACAAACAAAAACTAGAGATTACGTTGATTCGGCAGGACTTAGAATAGGGTATAGATTTGGACAATTAAAAAATGACAGAACACCAAAAGTTATAACTCAAATAAAAGAAGTTCCAGTACCAACACCGGTGCCAACACCAGTACCAGTACCAACACCAGAACCAAAACCAGAACCAAAACAAATTGACAAAGTAAAAACAGCTATATTACCATTTAGCTGTTCAGCAGATGAAAAAAAATGTGTAATTAGAGGATTTAAAGTAGATGGTAGAGAACCTAGTGAACGAGAAGCTGGAGATTTAAGAACTATTGCAGATGTAATTAACCAATTTGCTGAAGGTGGATCAATTGACTTCGTTGGGCATACAGATTCAACAGGATCAGATGCTTACAATCAAAAATTGTCAGTAGCAAGAGCACAAAATGTAGCTAGATTATTAAGAGAATATGGATTGAAGAATACAATTTCTTATGGAACAATTACTGGACAAGGAGAAAGTAATCCATCTGACACTAACGATACTGCTGATGGAAGATACAACAACAGAAGAGTTGAATTATTCTTCCAAAACGTTGATTTTAGTAACGTAAGATTTATTAATCAATAA
- a CDS encoding CGGC domain-containing protein, with product MDLSKIKLAVIIQCEIAKRRCSGYHCSQSFYERSGGFSGYPMDRDIRVLMFQCGGCNGKGVNSLLMNVNKCIKKEGKITPEEVAIHFASCITLDNHHSSRCVFLNYMKQQVSKTSFKDSLIMEDTWHSKTATKRRAEGIYKTNKK from the coding sequence ATGGATTTGTCAAAAATTAAATTAGCTGTAATTATTCAATGTGAAATTGCAAAAAGACGTTGCAGCGGTTATCATTGCAGTCAATCGTTTTATGAGAGAAGTGGAGGATTTTCTGGATATCCGATGGATCGAGATATAAGAGTTCTTATGTTTCAATGTGGAGGATGTAATGGAAAAGGAGTAAATTCTCTTTTAATGAATGTAAATAAATGTATAAAAAAGGAAGGCAAGATTACCCCTGAAGAAGTGGCTATCCACTTTGCTTCCTGTATTACACTTGATAATCATCATTCTTCCAGATGTGTGTTTTTAAATTATATGAAACAGCAAGTTTCTAAAACTTCTTTTAAGGATTCACTTATTATGGAAGATACCTGGCATTCAAAAACTGCAACTAAAAGGCGGGCGGAAGGAATTTATAAGACAAATAAAAAATAA